From a single Opisthocomus hoazin isolate bOpiHoa1 chromosome 6, bOpiHoa1.hap1, whole genome shotgun sequence genomic region:
- the FAM20B gene encoding glycosaminoglycan xylosylkinase: MKLKQRVVLLAILLVIFIFTKVFLIDNLDTSAANREDQRAFHRMMASLRIELDPRLDHTLQSPWEIAAQWVVPREVYPEETPELGAVMHAMTTKKIIKADVGYKGTQLKALLILEGGQKVVFKPKRYARDYVVEGEPYAGYDRHNAEVAAFHLDRILGFRRAPLVVGRFVNLRTEIKPVATEQLLGTFMTVGNNTCFYGKCYYCRETEPACADGDIMEGSVTLWLPDVWPLQKHRHPWGRTYREGKLARWEYDESYCDAVKKTSPYDSGPRLLDIIDTAIFDYLIGNADRHHYESFQDDEGASMLILLDNAKSFGNPALDERSILAPLYQCCIIRVSTWNRLNYLKNGVLKSALKTAMSHDPISPVLSDPHLDALDQRLLSILATVKQCTDQFGPDVVLVEDRMTLSHL; encoded by the exons ATGAAGCTAAAGCAGCGAGTTGTGCTGTTGGCCATCCTCCTTGTCATCTTCATTTTCACGAAAGTTTTCCTCATTGACAACTTGGACACCTCGGCTGCCAACCGGGAGGACCAGCGCGCCTTTCACCGTATGATGGCAAGCCTCCGCATAGAACTGGACCCCCGGCTTGACCACACATTGCAGTCCCCTTGGGAGATTGCAGCCCAGTGGGTGGTGCCCCGGGAGGTGTATCCCGAGGAGACGCCAGAGCTAGGGGCTGTTATGCATGCCATGAcgacaaagaaaataataaaagctgATGTAGGATACAAAGGGACCCAGCTGAAAGCTTTGCTAATACTTGAAGGAGGTCAGAAGGTTGTCTTCAAACCCAAGAG ATATGCCAGGGATTATGTTGTGGAAGGAGAACCATACGCTGGCTATGACAGACACAATGCAGAGGTGGCAGCCTTTCACTTGGATAG AATTCTGGGTTTCCGACGAGCTCCGCTGGTGGTTGGCAGGTTTGTGAATCTACGTACAGAGATCAAACCAGTAGCCACCGAGCAGCTTCTGGGTACCTTCATGACTGTGG gtaataacACTTGCTTCTATGGGAAGTGCTACTATTGTCGGGAAACAGAACCAGCTTGTGCAGATGGGGACATCATGGAGGGATCCGTGACCCTGTGGCTACCAGATGTCTGGCCTCTTCAGAAGCATCGGCACCCATGGGGTAGGACTTACCGTGAAGGCAAACTTGCCAG GTGGGAGTACGACGAAAGCTATTGTGATGCTGTGAAGAAGACTTCACCGTATGACTCGGGCCCTCGTCTTCTTGATATCATTGACACCGCCATCTTTGACTATTTGATTGGGAATGCTGACCGGCATCACTATGAGAGTTTCCAGGATGATGAAGGAGCCAGTATGCTCATCCTCCTGGATAATGCCAAAAG ctttgGAAACCCTGCCCTGGATGAAAGAAGCATCTTGGCTCCTCTTTATCAGTGCTGCAT CATCCGGGTTTCTACCTGGAACAGACTCAATTATCTGAAGAATGGAGTACTGAAGTCTGCCTTAAAAACTGCTATGTCGCATGACCCCATCTCACCAGTGCTGTCTGACCCTCATCTGGATGCCCTAGACCAGCGGCTTCTCAGTATTCTGGCTACAGTGAAGCAGTGCACAGACCAGTTTGGGCCAGATGTTGTGCTGGTGGAAGACAGGATGACTCTGTCTCATTTGTAA